A genome region from Pleurocapsa minor HA4230-MV1 includes the following:
- a CDS encoding photosystem I assembly protein Ycf4, with product MTTDKTQQQTLRQDILGSRRLSNLLWATIITIGGVGFLLAGLSSYLKTNLLIVSDPSQLQFVPQGIALTFYGVAGSLLATYLWLLLVWNVGGGYNEFNKETGKVTIARQGYPGKNRQVEVEIPISEVQSIRAEIREGLSPKRALYLRSKKRRDVPLTRVGEPIALSTLENQGAELARFLQVPLEGL from the coding sequence ATGACAACAGACAAGACGCAACAACAGACTCTTCGCCAGGATATTCTTGGCTCTCGCAGACTTAGTAATTTATTGTGGGCAACGATCATTACTATAGGAGGAGTCGGCTTTCTACTGGCGGGTTTATCCAGCTATCTAAAAACTAACTTGTTAATTGTTTCCGATCCCAGTCAATTACAGTTTGTTCCTCAAGGAATTGCTTTAACTTTTTATGGTGTTGCGGGTTCGCTATTGGCAACATATCTCTGGCTATTGCTCGTATGGAATGTTGGCGGTGGCTACAACGAATTTAATAAAGAAACAGGAAAAGTGACGATCGCTCGTCAAGGATATCCAGGTAAAAATCGTCAGGTAGAAGTCGAAATTCCGATTTCAGAAGTACAGTCTATCAGAGCCGAGATTAGGGAAGGATTGAGTCCCAAACGTGCTTTATATCTGCGCTCAAAAAAAAGAAGGGATGTTCCTTTGACTCGTGTGGGTGAACCTATTGCTCTTTCTACTTTAGAAAACCAAGGAGCAGAGTTAGCCAGATTTTTACAAGTCCCCTTGGAAGGATTGTAA
- a CDS encoding photosystem II D2 protein (photosystem q(a) protein) has protein sequence MTIAVGRAPAKRGIFDAVDDWLKRDRFVFVGWSGILLFPCAY, from the coding sequence ATGACAATAGCAGTAGGACGCGCACCAGCCAAGCGCGGTATCTTTGATGCCGTAGACGACTGGCTCAAGCGCGATCGCTTCGTATTCGTAGGATGGTCGGGTATCTTACTCTTCCCTTGTGCCTATA